In Oscillatoria acuminata PCC 6304, a single window of DNA contains:
- a CDS encoding AAA family ATPase, with translation MLSFAGYEILEEIHESNHTIVCRGRKEGQVQTEILKFLKTEYPTPTEIAKFRHQYEIVKPLDIPGIVKPLHLETWGRGLVLTMEDAGPWSGEQLLSTQNLDLETFFKIAIPVTKSLGEIHKQSIIHLDIKPQNIVVNFDPFRVTLIDFGISTRLERSHQTLSNPNLLEGTLPYISPEQTGRMNRSIDYRTDFYSLGVTFYQLLTGELPFPTTDPVEMVHAHIAKQPIPPHQVNPEIPNAVSSIVMKLLSKTAEERYQSAYGLSYDLEKSWTQWRETGEIEWFSPGEQDTSEKFQISQKLYGREAEIAALMAAFARVSGTSPSAATPETAGTGIELMLVSGFSGIGKSVIVQEIHKPIAQQRGYFISGKFDQFNRDIPYQSLIQAFQNLIRQILTETPERLARWQQRIIEALGTEGQVITDVIPELELLIGEQPPVPELPPTETQNRFNLLFQKFIAVFAQKEHTLVLFLDDLQWVDLASLKLIQRLATASESQALLIIGAYRDNEVDAAHPLTSAIEQMEEQGAIINEIELQPLKLEHINELIADTLHCSAKKSLPLAELIAQKTQGNPFFINQLLKSLYDHHLLTFHYGESKGAWSWEMDQIQAVGMTDNVVELMTQKIQKLAPMVQESLKIAACIGNSFDLKTLAVVREQSQITVARDLWPAVREGFIFSSKNYSFLPESSEETAASLEDSDFSIEYKFLHDRVQQAAYSLIPESERSNTHLQIGQLLLSHTGSDELESKIFDIVTHLNAGRESIVDPEFKLEIARLNSLAGKKAKDSTAYQAAVKHLTISRSLLPETAWETAYKITFPLYRELAECEYLAGNFQESDELFSILLERVVDKFDRAEIYNLLVLLTMIQEQFLESVQAGLAGMKLMGLEGPETEEELQTAIGIQMQEVQANLTGVNIAELLHRPPMEDPEKQVCMTLLGNLWGSAFGGGYINYNVWSMLTMTRLSLTFGRAETTAFGYSAYGLMLALQNNYQTGYEFGELALKLLDKSKISMFGGKVINLFCNGVNPYRKPFRTNLALYDRSYLICRSVGDIIYGAWALFLKLWTRLEIGDSLPEVVKEADKFVLIIRQTNYQSLLYACLNLQHVINQFQGIEDEFDEVEGLRLWREGNLVSGVNWYFYLKTQFLYTFERYEEALVVCQEADPLVPGNFGFFYQTKHRFYYGLVLAAVYSTASKTKQEEYWTLLEKQQQQLQIWTENCPENYQDKLLLVSAEMARLSGKELEAMELYRQAIAQAKASGFTQNEALANELAAQFYFRKGWDEVGKVYIREAAYNYTKWGASAKVQQLETKYPKFLRRGGPSGSSMDSFQTVNSTTGSSRGSSLDLFTVMKASEAFSSEIVLSKMLEKLIHILQENAGASKAFLILQTEDQLTVEAAVVSGEKRIVLQSIPVEECQDISSAIVNYVAKTQSDVVLNNATREGLFTQDPYILEHQPKSVLCTTIRHQGKLTGILYFENNLTTDAFTSDRLEVLQVLASQAAISLENALLYRTLEQKVEERTAELAQANEEITILNDRLKADNVRMAAELDVTRRLQQMILPKQAELNAISGLEIAGFMEPAEEVGGDYYDVLQYQDRVKIGIGDVTGHGLESGVLMIMAQTVVRSLLEGNFTNPQEFLDVLNRTVYHNARRMNCDKTMTLALLDYADGVLQISGQHEEVLVVRSGGTVERIDTLDLGFPIAMVEEMAEFVTTARVELNPGDVVVLYTDGITEAWNLDKQEYGLERLIEVVQQNCHKSADDIQQAVIADVKGYIGQQKVYDDITLLVLKQKAGD, from the coding sequence ATGCTCTCTTTTGCGGGTTATGAAATCTTAGAAGAAATTCACGAAAGTAATCATACGATTGTTTGTCGAGGCCGCAAAGAAGGCCAAGTCCAGACGGAAATTCTTAAATTCTTAAAAACTGAATATCCCACCCCGACAGAAATTGCTAAATTCCGACATCAATATGAAATTGTCAAGCCGTTGGATATCCCCGGCATTGTTAAGCCCTTACACCTAGAAACCTGGGGTCGGGGTTTGGTCTTAACGATGGAAGATGCTGGACCTTGGTCAGGGGAGCAACTGCTGTCTACTCAAAACCTGGATTTAGAAACCTTTTTTAAAATTGCAATTCCCGTTACGAAAAGTTTGGGAGAAATCCATAAACAATCGATTATTCATTTAGATATTAAACCACAAAATATTGTGGTTAATTTCGATCCATTCCGAGTGACCCTCATCGATTTTGGCATTTCTACTCGTCTGGAACGTTCCCACCAAACTTTGAGTAATCCGAATTTACTTGAAGGGACTCTGCCTTATATATCCCCGGAACAAACCGGGCGGATGAATCGCTCCATTGACTACCGCACGGACTTTTATTCTCTAGGCGTTACATTTTATCAACTGCTCACCGGGGAGCTTCCGTTTCCGACTACGGACCCGGTGGAAATGGTTCATGCTCACATTGCCAAACAACCGATTCCCCCCCATCAAGTTAATCCAGAAATTCCTAATGCGGTCAGTTCAATTGTGATGAAATTGCTGTCCAAGACGGCAGAAGAGCGGTATCAAAGTGCTTATGGGTTAAGCTATGATTTAGAAAAATCTTGGACTCAATGGCGAGAAACAGGTGAGATTGAGTGGTTTAGTCCCGGGGAACAGGATACCTCGGAAAAATTCCAAATCTCGCAAAAACTGTATGGTAGAGAAGCGGAAATTGCAGCATTAATGGCGGCTTTTGCACGAGTTAGCGGAACGTCCCCAAGTGCAGCCACTCCAGAAACCGCTGGGACGGGAATCGAACTGATGTTAGTGTCAGGGTTTTCCGGAATTGGTAAGTCGGTAATTGTTCAAGAAATTCACAAACCGATCGCCCAACAACGGGGCTATTTTATCTCGGGTAAATTTGACCAATTTAACCGAGATATTCCCTATCAATCTCTGATTCAAGCCTTTCAAAATCTGATTCGTCAAATTTTAACGGAAACCCCGGAACGATTGGCGCGGTGGCAACAGCGGATTATCGAAGCGTTAGGAACGGAAGGACAGGTAATTACGGATGTGATTCCGGAATTAGAGTTGCTGATTGGGGAACAGCCTCCGGTTCCGGAACTGCCGCCAACGGAAACTCAAAACCGATTTAATTTACTGTTTCAAAAGTTTATTGCAGTTTTTGCCCAAAAAGAACATACCCTTGTACTATTTTTGGATGATTTGCAGTGGGTGGATTTGGCTTCTTTGAAGCTGATTCAACGATTAGCCACTGCTTCAGAAAGTCAGGCTTTACTGATTATTGGGGCCTATCGGGATAATGAAGTGGATGCGGCTCATCCATTAACTTCGGCGATCGAACAAATGGAGGAACAGGGAGCCATTATTAATGAGATAGAACTGCAACCGCTGAAGTTAGAACATATCAATGAATTGATTGCAGATACTCTGCACTGTTCTGCAAAGAAAAGCCTGCCCCTGGCAGAGTTAATTGCCCAAAAAACTCAAGGAAATCCATTTTTTATAAACCAGTTACTTAAGTCGCTTTATGATCATCATCTGTTAACCTTTCATTATGGTGAGAGCAAGGGTGCATGGTCCTGGGAAATGGACCAAATTCAAGCGGTGGGGATGACGGATAATGTGGTCGAATTAATGACCCAAAAGATTCAGAAACTGGCCCCGATGGTCCAGGAAAGTTTGAAGATAGCCGCTTGTATTGGGAATAGTTTTGATTTGAAAACTTTGGCGGTGGTCCGGGAACAGTCCCAGATTACAGTCGCCCGGGATTTGTGGCCAGCAGTGCGGGAAGGATTCATTTTTTCCAGCAAGAATTACAGTTTTTTACCGGAAAGTAGTGAAGAAACTGCGGCATCTTTAGAAGATAGCGATTTTAGTATAGAATATAAGTTTCTACACGATCGCGTCCAACAGGCGGCCTACTCTTTAATTCCGGAATCAGAACGGTCTAATACTCACTTACAAATTGGCCAGTTACTTCTCAGTCACACGGGTTCTGATGAGTTAGAGTCTAAAATATTTGACATTGTGACCCATTTGAATGCGGGTCGCGAGTCGATTGTTGACCCTGAGTTTAAATTAGAAATCGCTCGATTGAATAGTCTAGCGGGCAAAAAAGCGAAAGATTCTACTGCCTACCAAGCAGCCGTCAAACATTTGACGATTTCCCGGTCTTTATTGCCAGAAACTGCTTGGGAAACGGCTTATAAAATCACGTTTCCCTTATATCGAGAACTAGCGGAATGTGAGTATCTAGCTGGCAATTTTCAGGAGTCAGACGAGCTATTTAGCATTTTATTAGAGCGAGTCGTTGATAAATTTGACCGGGCGGAAATTTATAACCTTCTGGTGTTGCTAACCATGATCCAAGAGCAATTTTTGGAATCGGTGCAAGCGGGATTAGCGGGGATGAAGCTGATGGGGTTAGAGGGACCGGAAACCGAGGAAGAATTGCAAACGGCGATCGGCATTCAAATGCAGGAAGTGCAAGCCAATCTGACGGGAGTTAATATTGCTGAACTCCTGCACCGACCCCCGATGGAAGACCCGGAAAAACAGGTCTGCATGACCCTGTTAGGCAACTTGTGGGGGTCTGCATTTGGTGGCGGTTACATCAATTATAATGTCTGGTCTATGTTAACCATGACCAGGCTTTCCTTAACGTTTGGTCGTGCGGAAACCACCGCCTTTGGTTACTCAGCTTACGGATTGATGCTGGCGCTACAAAATAACTATCAAACCGGGTATGAATTTGGAGAATTGGCCTTAAAACTGCTGGACAAATCCAAGATTTCTATGTTTGGCGGCAAGGTGATTAATTTGTTTTGTAATGGTGTCAATCCGTACCGGAAACCCTTCAGGACTAATCTGGCCCTCTATGACCGCTCTTACTTGATTTGCCGGTCAGTCGGGGATATCATTTATGGGGCATGGGCTTTGTTCTTGAAACTTTGGACCCGGTTAGAAATTGGAGACAGTCTGCCAGAAGTTGTCAAAGAAGCTGATAAGTTCGTTCTCATCATTCGCCAGACCAATTATCAGAGTCTCCTGTACGCTTGCCTAAATTTGCAGCACGTCATCAATCAGTTTCAGGGGATTGAGGATGAGTTTGATGAAGTGGAGGGATTGCGGTTGTGGCGCGAGGGAAATTTAGTCAGTGGTGTGAACTGGTACTTTTACTTAAAAACCCAGTTTTTATATACCTTTGAACGCTATGAAGAAGCCCTAGTCGTGTGTCAGGAAGCGGACCCCCTTGTTCCGGGTAATTTTGGGTTTTTCTACCAAACAAAACATCGGTTTTATTATGGTTTGGTATTAGCGGCGGTTTATTCCACTGCATCGAAAACCAAACAGGAAGAGTATTGGACTCTTCTGGAAAAACAGCAGCAACAACTCCAAATCTGGACCGAAAACTGCCCAGAAAATTACCAGGACAAACTCCTGTTGGTGTCCGCTGAAATGGCGCGACTTTCGGGGAAAGAACTGGAAGCGATGGAACTTTACCGGCAGGCGATCGCCCAGGCAAAAGCATCAGGATTCACGCAAAATGAAGCCCTCGCAAATGAATTGGCGGCGCAGTTTTATTTCCGCAAAGGGTGGGATGAAGTCGGCAAGGTTTATATCCGAGAAGCTGCTTACAATTACACAAAATGGGGTGCAAGCGCCAAGGTTCAACAGTTAGAAACGAAATATCCTAAATTTTTACGCAGGGGTGGCCCATCCGGTTCATCGATGGATTCATTCCAAACTGTTAACTCCACGACTGGAAGCAGTCGCGGCAGTTCCCTGGATTTGTTTACGGTAATGAAAGCCTCGGAAGCATTTTCCAGCGAAATTGTCCTCAGCAAGATGCTGGAAAAATTAATTCATATTCTCCAAGAGAATGCCGGTGCATCTAAAGCCTTTTTGATTTTACAAACTGAAGACCAATTAACCGTTGAAGCAGCGGTGGTTTCTGGGGAAAAAAGGATAGTTTTACAATCGATTCCCGTAGAAGAATGCCAGGATATTTCCTCCGCGATTGTCAATTATGTAGCCAAAACTCAGTCGGATGTGGTGTTAAATAATGCGACAAGGGAGGGACTGTTTACTCAAGACCCTTATATTCTGGAACATCAACCGAAATCGGTCCTCTGTACCACGATTCGTCATCAAGGGAAACTGACGGGAATTCTCTATTTTGAAAATAACTTAACCACCGATGCCTTTACGAGCGATCGCCTAGAAGTTCTGCAAGTCTTAGCCTCCCAAGCTGCTATCTCTCTTGAAAATGCCCTGTTGTACCGTACCTTAGAGCAAAAAGTAGAGGAACGGACCGCTGAATTGGCTCAAGCAAATGAGGAAATTACTATTTTGAACGATCGCCTAAAAGCGGACAATGTTCGCATGGCAGCGGAATTAGATGTTACCCGTCGCCTGCAACAAATGATTTTACCGAAACAGGCAGAACTCAATGCGATTTCCGGGTTAGAGATTGCTGGATTTATGGAACCCGCAGAAGAAGTCGGTGGGGATTATTATGATGTGCTGCAATATCAGGACCGGGTGAAAATTGGCATCGGAGATGTGACGGGACATGGGTTAGAAAGTGGGGTGTTAATGATTATGGCTCAAACCGTAGTCCGGAGTTTATTGGAAGGGAATTTTACAAATCCTCAGGAATTTTTAGATGTTCTGAATCGTACGGTTTATCATAATGCCCGACGGATGAATTGTGATAAAACCATGACTTTGGCATTGTTGGATTATGCCGATGGCGTCTTGCAAATCAGTGGACAACATGAAGAAGTGCTCGTGGTGCGATCGGGAGGAACAGTGGAACGAATTGATACCCTTGATTTAGGATTTCCCATCGCAATGGTGGAAGAAATGGCCGAGTTTGTCACCACCGCCCGAGTCGAGTTAAATCCCGGGGATGTGGTGGTCCTCTACACCGATGGGATTACGGAAGCGTGGAATCTGGATAAGCAAGAATACGGATTAGAACGGTTAATTGAGGTAGTCCAGCAAAATTGTCACAAATCCGCCGATGATATTCAACAGGCCGTGATTGCAGATGTTAAGGGATATATTGGTCAACAAAAAGTTTATGATGATATTACCTTACTGGTGCTCAAGCAGAAGGCAGGGGATTGA